In Nitrospira sp. MA-1, one genomic interval encodes:
- a CDS encoding HEAT repeat domain-containing protein: MATQPEATRSINLFFGLLVLGLIVAGIWTWHHLTFDTQDYITEEILPILGGILVLGVSIWVGTKKWQARKERLQLRDRLLQRFQKEPSAQKRRDLAFTLIEVNQFEVEGLETVSEPMAELFIWTLKTAIGDKQHRIRGMSASYLGILKHQPSIPLLIRALEDDHAHVRACAALALGRMRAQDAKAKLEEKMKEDWDQTVRSRSQEALERIR; this comes from the coding sequence ATGGCAACCCAACCCGAAGCAACCCGTTCCATCAACCTGTTTTTCGGCCTGTTAGTTCTGGGGCTCATCGTAGCAGGCATTTGGACATGGCATCATCTGACTTTCGACACTCAGGATTACATCACCGAGGAGATCCTCCCGATACTCGGAGGCATTCTCGTATTGGGAGTAAGCATATGGGTTGGCACAAAAAAATGGCAGGCTCGCAAAGAGCGCCTTCAGCTTCGCGATCGGCTCCTCCAACGCTTTCAAAAAGAACCCTCAGCCCAAAAACGACGAGATCTCGCCTTTACCCTTATTGAAGTGAACCAATTCGAAGTAGAAGGATTGGAGACCGTTTCCGAACCGATGGCGGAACTCTTTATTTGGACGTTGAAGACGGCTATAGGTGACAAACAACATCGCATACGGGGAATGTCAGCCAGTTACCTGGGAATCTTGAAACATCAACCCTCGATCCCTTTATTGATCCGGGCGTTGGAAGATGACCATGCCCATGTGCGAGCCTGCGCCGCATTAGCCCTGGGTCGCATGCGGGCTCAAGACGCGAAGGCGAAATTGGAAGAAAAGATGAAAGAAGACTGGGACCAGACTGTCCGCAGCCGCTCACAAGAAGCGTTAGAACGAATACGATAG
- a CDS encoding MBL fold metallo-hydrolase, translating into MKVTILGSGTNIHPTRAAAGYVVETDRPILLDFGPRTLSNLLQTGIDRHTIQYLLFTHYHSDHFSDFIPFFFDAVCHSKFAAVRPDLTIYGPPGTKRLFRTIFRTFPNFSDPPFQVILKEVKDRSFLIGHTQITPLPMTHSEQQTCLGYRLEYQGRSAAFSGDAMVSPNLVRLCQDTDLAVLDCSFSSHQPGGSHMHAEECGKIAEQANAKKLVLSHFYEAADRSNVVAQARRFFSGPIIKGKDLLTFQIAKASKVA; encoded by the coding sequence ATGAAGGTCACCATACTAGGTTCAGGAACGAATATTCATCCTACCCGCGCTGCCGCCGGGTATGTAGTCGAGACGGACCGGCCTATTCTACTGGATTTTGGTCCGAGAACGCTCTCAAATTTATTACAAACCGGCATAGATCGCCATACGATCCAATACTTACTCTTTACCCATTACCATTCGGACCATTTTTCTGATTTTATTCCATTTTTCTTTGATGCGGTGTGCCATTCAAAGTTTGCGGCCGTTCGACCGGACCTCACCATTTATGGTCCACCTGGAACGAAACGACTCTTTCGGACGATTTTCCGGACATTCCCTAATTTTTCAGATCCACCTTTTCAGGTGATCCTCAAAGAGGTCAAGGATCGGTCGTTTTTGATTGGCCATACGCAGATCACGCCCTTGCCCATGACCCATTCTGAGCAACAGACCTGTCTCGGCTATCGTCTTGAATATCAGGGCCGGTCAGCGGCCTTTTCGGGAGATGCGATGGTTTCACCGAATCTAGTGAGGCTCTGTCAGGATACTGATCTGGCAGTCTTGGACTGCTCTTTTTCGTCTCATCAGCCAGGTGGATCGCATATGCATGCGGAAGAATGTGGAAAAATAGCAGAACAGGCCAATGCTAAAAAACTTGTGCTTTCGCATTTTTATGAGGCAGCCGACCGGTCGAATGTCGTGGCCCAAGCCCGCCGATTTTTCTCAGGCCCCATCATTAAAGGAAAAGACCTCCTGACCTTCCAGATAGCAAAGGCCTCCAAGGTGGCCTAG